A section of the Humulus lupulus chromosome 2, drHumLupu1.1, whole genome shotgun sequence genome encodes:
- the LOC133816317 gene encoding protein DETOXIFICATION 14-like yields the protein MEEALLLVAGAKGEEKKCCGLGEELKKLSYIAAPMVVVSVSQQLLQVVSVMMAGHLGELSLSGVAIANSFTAVTGFSLLFGMAGGLETLCGQAYGAEQYKKLGTYTYCSIISLILVCIPVSLLWMFVEKILIFIGQDPLVCSEAGKYSIFLIPALLAYAVLQSLIRYFITQGLILPMLLSSCATLCFHVPLCWALVYKFELGTTGAALSICFSYWLTVIFLVIYIKYSPACEKTRVSFSLDVFLSIPEFFRFGLPSAVMSCLEWWSFEILILLSGLLPNSKLETSVLSICLSTTSLHYFIPYGVGAAVSTRILNELGAGNPQGARAAVIAATIIAVVEAISVSIILFCCRSVLGNAYSNEKKIVDYVAQIAPLLSLSVLMDSLQSVFSVLLPILTFTEFTFRPILFLIFSHFQIGVARGTGWQRLAAYVNLGAYYLVGLPLALVLCFMLHLRGIGLWIGILAGSTTQSLLYAFITSFTNWQKKAIEARERIFERTSVAGSYLS from the exons ATGGAAGAGGCATTGCTGCTAGTGGCAGGAGCCAAGGGCGAAGAGAAAAAATGCTGTGGCTTGGGGGAGGAGCTAAAGAAACTCAGCTACATAGCGGCGCCAATGGTTGTTGTGTCAGTGTCTCAGCAACTCTTGCAGGTTGTGTCCGTTATGATGGCTGGCCATCTTGGCGAACTTTCTCTTTCTGGTGTCGCCATTGCAAACTCTTTCACCGCCGTCACTGGTTTTAGTCTCCTT TTTGGAATGGCTGGTGGATTGGAGACTTTATGTGGGCAAGCATATGGAGCAGAGCAATACAAAAAACTGGGCACCTATACTTACTGCTCTATTATTTCTCTTATTTTGGTATGTATTCCAGTATCTCTTCTTTGGATGTTTGTGGAAAAGATTCTGATATTTATTGGTCAGGATCCTTTAGTTTGCAGTGAAGCTGGAAAATACTCAATTTTTCTAATCCCTGCACTGCTTGCCTATGCTGTACTCCAATCATTGATACGCTATTTTATAACTCAAGGGTTGATTCTTCCAATGCTCTTAAGCTCATGTGCCACTCTATGTTTCCACGTTCCTCTTTGTTGGGCTTTGGTATATAAGTTCGAACTAGGAACTACTGGAGCAGCATTATCCATTTGTTTCTCATATTGGTTGACTGTAATATTTCTTGTGATATACATCAAGTATTCTCCTGCCTGTGAAAAAACCCGAGTTTCATTTTCGCTTGATGTATTTCTAAGCATTCCAGAGTTTTTCCGGTTCGGTCTCCCCTCAGCCGTTATGTCCTG CCTTGAGTGGTGGTCATTTGAGATACTTATCTTGCTTTCGGGCCTTCTACCAAATTCAAAACTTGAAACATCAGTTCTTTCTATTTG CCTCTCAACAACATCATTGCACTATTTCATACCTTATGGTGTTGGTGCAGCAGTAAG CACTCGTATTTTGAATGAGCTCGGAGCTGGGAATCCACAAGGGGCTCGAGCAGCTGTCATTGCAGCAACAATTATTGCAGTAGTAGAGGCCATTTCAGTGAGCATAATTCTCTTCTGTTGTCGTTCTGTTTTGGGAAATGCTTACAGCAATGAGAAGAAGATTGTGGATTATGTTGCCCAGATAGCTCCACTGCTTTCTCTCTCAGTTCTCATGGACAGCCTGCAATCTGTTTTCTCTGTTCTGTTGCCTATCTTAACGTTCACTGAGTTTACATTTAGgcctattttatttttaatattttcccATTTCCAAATAGGGGTTGCTAGAGGAACTGGATGGCAACGTTTAGCAGCTTATGTCAATCTTGGAGCATACTATTTGGTGGGACTTCCACTTGCTTTGGTGTTGTGTTTTATGTTACACTTAAGAGGAATAGGGCTTTGGATTGGAATATTGGCTGGTTCTACCACTCAATCTCTTTTGTATGCATTCATAACATCCTTCACTAATTGGCAAAAGAAG GCAATTGAGGCAAGAGAAAGGATATTTGAGCGGACTAGCGTTGCTGGGAGTTATTTAAGTTGA